CCTGTGAACATCTAACCAAGTCTATTATTGAATCAATATGTCTCAATTCCAAAACATAATCCCTACCCATTAGATGCATGGCAGCCAGCCTAATCATTCGCCTCTGAATTGCAGTTGGCATTTGCAAAAGAATATCCAAAGGCAAACGTATATCATTGTCCTCTACAATAGCCTGCTTAACAAGCTCCCCACGTGCATAATCCATTAAAAAGTCATCGTCATCAGCTGCAATGTGCCCCATTCGAATCAAAGTGTCTGTAAAATTAGGATTAAAATTCTCTTGTATATATGGAATAAGCTGATGTCGAATGCGGTTGCGTGTATATTTTATATCATCATTGGTATAATCATGTCTAAAACATATATCATATTCTTTACAATATTCCTCTATTTCCGCCCTGCCTATCTCTATAAGGGGCCTTATAACATGTTCATCACGAACTGCTCTAATACCAGCTAATCCGTTAAGCCCACTCCCCCTTATGATATTGTGCAATATTGTCTCTGCATTATCATCCTTATGATGGGCCAAAGCTATCCTATTTGCACCTGTATCATGGCAAACCTCTTCAAAAAAACTATAACGTACCCATCTCCCTGTCTCTTCTTCAGACATATGCCATTTCTCTGATAAAGCTGGTATATCCGCCTTTTTCAAAAAAAAAGGGATGCCCCATTCTTTAGATATCTGATGCACAAACTCAGCATCCTTATCAGCATCCTGCCCACGTATACCATGATGTATATGCGCTGCACATACCTTGATATCAAGATATTGCTCAAACCTTTTAAGTATATGTAATAAAGCCATAGAGTCTGCCCCACCTGATACACCGACAACTACATTATCTCCTGAGCATAGCATATTATATTTCTTTATAGTATCCAAAACCTTTTCTAGCACGACACCACCTCAATAACCCGAATACCATTATTTTAGCCTTTTTGACGATTTTTTTCAATAGATTTACGTAAAATAGTCTATTTTGTTGAAATTATACCGGCTTCCATACCCTGCTAACCATAACCGTCATATCATCCAATGCCTGCCCACCATTTTGTCCTAGAGCTATATCCATTATATAGTCCGCCATCTCTTGGGGGTTTTTGGTATCAAGGGTACAGATAATATTCTTTATCCATTCTTCGCTATAGCCACAATTATTTATAGCATCCATAACACCATCTGTCATCAATATTATCATATCTTCATCTT
The Xylanivirga thermophila genome window above contains:
- the tilS gene encoding tRNA lysidine(34) synthetase TilS, whose amino-acid sequence is MLEKVLDTIKKYNMLCSGDNVVVGVSGGADSMALLHILKRFEQYLDIKVCAAHIHHGIRGQDADKDAEFVHQISKEWGIPFFLKKADIPALSEKWHMSEEETGRWVRYSFFEEVCHDTGANRIALAHHKDDNAETILHNIIRGSGLNGLAGIRAVRDEHVIRPLIEIGRAEIEEYCKEYDICFRHDYTNDDIKYTRNRIRHQLIPYIQENFNPNFTDTLIRMGHIAADDDDFLMDYARGELVKQAIVEDNDIRLPLDILLQMPTAIQRRMIRLAAMHLMGRDYVLELRHIDSIIDLVRCSQVGAVIHLPLELRAIKEYNFFVLRKGVSDGKVCIPPFIYELNIPGEIFVKEIGMMLSAQRVPEMNKGLCSPWHVYIDADSISPPLIIRNRLKGDKFNPLGMKGSKKLKDYFIDRKIPREQRSKVPLVVSGQHILWVVGYQISNSARIQKGTQNIVALEAKMVNNHNMNV